One region of Marivirga arenosa genomic DNA includes:
- a CDS encoding glutamate synthase subunit beta, which translates to MGQQDGFLKFDRELPDSRPPEKRIEDFKEIYQPFPEVKTKKQAARCMDCGIPFCHSGCPLGNIIPEFNDAVYHENWEEAAKILYSTNNFPEFTGRICPAPCEASCVLGINKPPVAIEHIEKTIAEKAYELGYIKPNPPQVRTDKKVAVIGSGPAGLAAADQLNKAGHWVTVFERESRIGGLLRYGIPDFKLEKRFVERRISIMDEEGIRFKVNAEVGKNINPDMLKDDFDAIVICTGSTVARDLPIPGRELKGIHFAMDFLTMQNKEVAGDKVENKISAEGKNVVVIGGGDTGSDCIGTSHRQKASSVLQLELMPKPHLKRDDSDPWPLWPMTLRTSSSHEEGGERKWGVLTKEFKGNEKGELSHIKLVDIEWVNQGGRQSMQEIQGTERDVPCELALLAIGFSHPENHLLENLGVEKTQTGLVGSNQYKTNVDNIFTAGDARRGQSLVVWAISEGREAAREVDQYLMGRTELPAKDSSFFDIAELEK; encoded by the coding sequence ATGGGACAGCAAGACGGATTTTTAAAGTTTGATAGAGAATTACCAGATAGCAGACCACCTGAAAAAAGGATAGAAGATTTTAAAGAAATCTACCAGCCTTTTCCTGAGGTGAAAACCAAAAAGCAGGCAGCAAGATGTATGGATTGTGGCATCCCGTTTTGCCATTCTGGTTGCCCTTTAGGAAATATTATTCCTGAATTTAATGATGCGGTTTATCATGAAAATTGGGAAGAAGCTGCTAAAATTCTTTATTCTACCAACAACTTTCCCGAATTCACAGGAAGAATATGTCCCGCTCCTTGTGAGGCAAGCTGTGTATTAGGTATTAATAAACCTCCAGTGGCTATCGAGCATATTGAAAAAACAATCGCTGAAAAAGCTTATGAATTAGGGTATATAAAACCAAATCCTCCTCAAGTAAGAACCGATAAAAAAGTAGCGGTTATTGGATCAGGGCCAGCCGGATTGGCGGCAGCTGATCAGCTTAATAAAGCAGGACATTGGGTAACTGTATTTGAACGTGAAAGCAGAATTGGCGGATTACTTCGGTATGGAATTCCAGATTTCAAATTAGAGAAGCGGTTCGTAGAGCGCAGAATTAGCATTATGGACGAAGAAGGCATCCGTTTTAAGGTGAATGCAGAAGTAGGAAAAAACATTAATCCTGATATGCTGAAGGATGACTTTGATGCCATTGTGATTTGTACTGGTTCTACAGTGGCTAGAGATCTTCCTATTCCGGGTAGGGAGCTAAAAGGCATTCACTTTGCAATGGATTTCCTTACTATGCAAAACAAAGAAGTTGCAGGAGATAAAGTTGAAAATAAAATTTCAGCTGAAGGAAAAAATGTGGTTGTAATTGGTGGTGGAGATACGGGTTCAGATTGTATTGGCACTTCGCATAGACAAAAAGCTAGTTCTGTTCTTCAATTAGAATTGATGCCAAAACCTCACCTTAAAAGAGATGATAGTGATCCTTGGCCATTATGGCCTATGACTTTACGCACTTCTTCTTCACATGAGGAAGGTGGCGAAAGAAAATGGGGAGTATTGACTAAAGAATTTAAGGGGAATGAAAAAGGAGAATTAAGTCATATTAAGTTGGTCGATATTGAGTGGGTAAACCAAGGAGGTAGACAAAGCATGCAAGAAATACAGGGGACGGAAAGAGATGTACCTTGTGAACTGGCTTTACTTGCCATTGGTTTTTCTCATCCTGAAAATCATTTGCTAGAAAATTTAGGTGTTGAAAAAACCCAAACCGGATTAGTAGGATCCAATCAATACAAAACAAATGTTGACAACATTTTTACTGCCGGTGATGCAAGAAGAGGACAATCATTAGTAGTTTGGGCCATTTCTGAAGGCAGAGAAGCTGCCAGAGAAGTGGATCAGTATTTAATGGGACGAACAGAATTACCCGCAAAAGACAGTTCGTTTTTTGACATAGCTGAATTAGAAAAGTAA
- a CDS encoding SpoIIAA family protein yields MKTYATIDSSEESLIKVTFTGEKSTDENFNQYLSELSKIYDNRINLSIIFDARKAGIPKLSHQKKQATWLSEHWKLMEKYCNGTAYVISNAAIRAVLKVIFSFQNQPVPYKIFSTIDEAKEWVSTIDNKKAKKIS; encoded by the coding sequence ATGAAAACATATGCAACAATAGATTCTTCTGAAGAATCCTTAATTAAGGTAACGTTTACTGGTGAGAAAAGTACTGATGAAAACTTTAATCAATACTTATCTGAACTTTCTAAAATTTATGATAACAGGATAAATTTATCTATAATTTTTGATGCACGAAAAGCAGGAATCCCCAAATTATCTCACCAAAAAAAGCAAGCTACTTGGTTAAGTGAGCATTGGAAATTAATGGAAAAATATTGTAATGGAACAGCTTACGTAATATCAAATGCTGCTATTCGAGCTGTTTTAAAAGTTATATTTTCATTCCAAAATCAGCCTGTTCCTTATAAAATATTTTCAACTATAGATGAGGCCAAAGAATGGGTTTCAACGATTGATAATAAAAAAGCTAAAAAAATAAGCTAA
- a CDS encoding acetyl-CoA hydrolase/transferase family protein translates to MKESLTIVTAEEAVSHVKSGSRVFIQGAAMTPLKLVDALSERYNSLEDVELFHLHTEGQALYTQEPYYKAFKINSAFVAGNVRKAIAEGKGDYIPIFLSEVHWLFRRNILPLDVAFIQISTPDQHGYCSLGVSVDVTIPAIQTAKLVIAQVNPNVPRTHGDGIIHISQIDCAIEVNDPIRVHDVVVPTEVEHKIGENVASLVEDGATLQMGIGAIPNAALLNLGNHKDLGVHTEMFSDGILPLVKSGVINGRKKEIKTGKLVTCFAMGSQELYDFMDDNPVVHMKEAAYTNDTAIIRKNPKVTAINSAIEIDLTGQVCADTIGQYQYSGVGGQMDFIRGASLSEGGKAIIAMPSATNKGVSKIVPFLKEGAGVTTTRAHVHYIVTEHGVVNLYGKNLRERAKALISISHPDAREELEKAAFERFGKL, encoded by the coding sequence ATGAAAGAATCACTAACTATAGTAACTGCCGAAGAGGCCGTTTCACACGTTAAATCTGGAAGTAGAGTATTCATTCAAGGAGCCGCCATGACTCCTTTAAAATTAGTAGATGCGCTGTCTGAAAGATACAATTCGCTAGAAGATGTAGAGCTTTTTCACTTGCATACAGAAGGTCAGGCTTTATATACTCAAGAACCTTATTATAAAGCTTTTAAAATTAATAGCGCTTTTGTAGCAGGAAATGTTCGAAAAGCCATAGCAGAAGGAAAAGGAGATTATATCCCGATTTTTTTAAGTGAAGTACACTGGCTATTCAGAAGAAATATTTTGCCTCTTGATGTGGCTTTTATCCAAATCTCAACTCCAGACCAACATGGCTATTGTTCCTTAGGGGTTTCTGTGGATGTCACTATCCCTGCAATTCAAACGGCAAAGTTGGTAATTGCTCAGGTAAATCCTAATGTGCCAAGAACTCATGGTGACGGGATTATTCACATTAGTCAAATTGATTGTGCGATTGAAGTGAATGACCCCATTAGAGTACACGATGTGGTTGTACCTACTGAGGTGGAACATAAAATTGGGGAAAATGTAGCGAGTTTAGTAGAGGATGGTGCTACACTACAAATGGGCATTGGGGCAATCCCTAATGCTGCTTTACTAAATTTAGGAAATCATAAGGATTTAGGAGTGCATACTGAAATGTTCTCAGATGGAATATTACCGCTTGTAAAAAGTGGCGTAATCAATGGTCGTAAAAAAGAAATCAAAACGGGCAAATTAGTGACCTGTTTCGCCATGGGATCTCAAGAATTATATGATTTTATGGATGATAATCCAGTAGTTCATATGAAAGAAGCTGCCTACACCAACGATACTGCCATCATAAGAAAAAACCCGAAGGTAACCGCTATTAACTCTGCCATTGAAATTGATTTAACCGGTCAGGTTTGCGCTGATACTATTGGGCAATATCAATACTCTGGTGTTGGAGGCCAAATGGATTTCATTAGAGGTGCATCTCTATCAGAAGGAGGAAAAGCTATTATTGCTATGCCATCTGCTACCAATAAAGGGGTTAGTAAAATTGTTCCTTTCTTAAAAGAAGGAGCAGGTGTAACCACTACTAGAGCTCACGTGCATTATATTGTAACTGAACATGGTGTCGTGAACTTATACGGTAAAAATTTAAGGGAAAGAGCAAAAGCATTGATTTCGATTTCTCATCCTGATGCCAGAGAGGAATTAGAAAAAGCTGCTTTCGAACGATTTGGTAAATTATAA
- a CDS encoding capsule assembly Wzi family protein, producing the protein MRLLFTIFFIFSTSLLLGQAVNAPLNRDYYHLLERLEVKSGKFSEGFHASMKPFNRKEIAQFLDSLDTGDYNRKDKFNHNYLKNDNWEWVDSADYKNEKGIFGHIYKTKADFLNVHNDEFDLHINPVLDFSIGQESISDNRLYTNTRGLEVRGLINKKLGFYTFVGENQVVFPSYVNDYVSDFSAVPNEGFWKPYGDNNEGVDFFTARGYISFQATKSINLQFGHDRFFIGNGERSLILSDFSPGYLFLKAETSIWKLNYTNLFGLQTADVVLRGNQLSGTQYQYPRKFLSLHHLSYNITDNINIGVFEAIMSGDSSVAQNPIDPVYFNPLIFYRALEQQDGSSGNALLGMDFRALFLKRFSLYGQLVLDEFLIDNLRQGGWWANKWAVQTGLKYFNAFEIPNLDLQAEYNVARPFIYGHDSNFTNYANYKQPLAHPLGANFEEWVATLRYQITPRIHFQAKAVMAEFGTDTTAVGHFGGDIFKTNNTRYTHINPDTGSRWQYGHTIGQGERNTLQFVKMTLSYMPYHNLFLDLNYSIRNQESQFGNNTSENSFYGINLRWNIPKRENLF; encoded by the coding sequence ATGAGATTATTATTTACTATCTTTTTCATTTTCTCCACCTCACTTTTGCTTGGTCAGGCTGTAAATGCTCCTCTAAACCGCGATTATTATCATTTATTGGAGAGACTGGAAGTGAAAAGCGGGAAATTTTCTGAAGGTTTTCATGCTTCCATGAAGCCATTTAATAGAAAAGAAATTGCTCAGTTTTTAGATAGTTTAGATACGGGTGATTATAATCGAAAAGATAAATTCAACCATAATTATTTGAAAAATGATAATTGGGAATGGGTTGATAGTGCTGATTACAAAAATGAAAAAGGCATATTTGGGCACATTTATAAAACTAAAGCAGACTTTTTGAATGTTCATAATGATGAATTTGATTTACATATCAACCCCGTTTTAGATTTTTCAATCGGGCAAGAAAGTATTTCTGATAATAGACTTTATACCAATACCCGCGGGCTTGAGGTAAGAGGACTGATTAATAAAAAGTTAGGGTTTTACACTTTCGTAGGTGAAAATCAAGTCGTATTTCCGTCTTATGTGAATGATTATGTAAGCGATTTTAGCGCAGTGCCTAATGAAGGATTTTGGAAGCCTTATGGTGATAATAATGAAGGGGTAGATTTTTTCACTGCTAGAGGATATATCTCATTTCAGGCTACCAAAAGTATTAATTTACAATTTGGTCATGATCGCTTTTTCATAGGTAATGGAGAACGTTCGTTAATTCTAAGCGATTTTTCTCCGGGCTATCTGTTTTTAAAAGCTGAGACAAGCATCTGGAAATTGAATTATACCAACCTATTTGGATTGCAAACAGCAGATGTTGTACTAAGAGGGAACCAGCTATCAGGTACACAATATCAGTATCCTCGGAAATTTTTATCGCTTCACCATTTAAGCTATAATATTACCGATAACATCAACATAGGAGTTTTTGAGGCCATCATGTCGGGCGATTCATCAGTCGCTCAAAATCCAATTGATCCGGTTTACTTCAATCCATTAATTTTTTATAGAGCCTTAGAACAACAGGATGGTAGTTCTGGTAACGCTCTTTTGGGTATGGATTTCAGGGCATTATTCTTAAAGCGGTTCAGCTTATACGGTCAACTCGTTTTGGATGAATTCTTAATTGATAATTTAAGACAAGGAGGCTGGTGGGCCAATAAATGGGCGGTTCAGACGGGTTTGAAGTATTTCAATGCTTTTGAAATTCCTAATTTGGATTTGCAGGCTGAATATAATGTAGCAAGACCTTTTATTTATGGGCATGATTCTAATTTCACTAATTATGCGAATTATAAGCAACCATTAGCTCATCCTTTAGGTGCTAATTTTGAAGAGTGGGTGGCTACTTTGCGTTATCAAATCACACCTAGAATTCATTTTCAGGCAAAAGCGGTAATGGCTGAATTTGGAACAGATACTACTGCTGTGGGCCATTTTGGAGGTGATATTTTTAAAACGAATAATACTCGATATACACACATCAATCCTGATACAGGAAGCAGATGGCAATATGGACATACAATTGGTCAAGGAGAACGTAATACCTTACAATTCGTGAAAATGACCTTAAGTTATATGCCGTATCATAATCTCTTCCTTGATTTAAATTATAGTATTAGAAATCAAGAAAGCCAATTTGGTAATAATACCAGTGAGAATAGTTTTTATGGAATAAATCTTAGATGGAATATTCCTAAGCGAGAGAATTTATTTTAA
- a CDS encoding type B 50S ribosomal protein L31: MKKEIHPDYREVVFWDTQADVKFLTRSTMTSDETIKMDDGKEYPVVKIEVSSASHPFYTGKKIFLDTAGRVEKFNQKYKKKK, encoded by the coding sequence ATGAAAAAAGAAATTCATCCGGATTACAGAGAAGTTGTATTCTGGGATACTCAAGCAGACGTGAAATTCTTAACGAGGTCTACAATGACTTCCGATGAAACTATCAAAATGGATGATGGTAAAGAATATCCGGTAGTAAAAATTGAAGTTAGTTCAGCTTCTCACCCTTTTTATACAGGAAAGAAAATTTTCTTGGATACTGCAGGTCGTGTGGAGAAGTTCAACCAAAAATACAAAAAGAAGAAATAA
- a CDS encoding pyridoxal phosphate-dependent decarboxylase family protein, with product MEIEEFRKHAHAMVDWMADYLENVEEYPVLSKVKPGEIKAQLPKQFPDKPEEFSSIFKDFEDKIMPGITHWESPNFFAYFPASKSKPSILGEMLMSVLGTQGMVWLTSPAATELEDRMMEWMRDLLGLSKDWTGSIQDTASTGTFNALITAREKACNFQINEKGFHRMPSYRIYASEQAHSSIDKNVKIAGFGINNLVKIPVDENFAMIPEKLEEKIQKDIDSGYEPLFILGALGTTGTTAVDPLEKIGQIAKKHHIWFHVDAAYSGAALICPEHRWMSKGLELADSMVFNPHKWMFVNFDCSLYYVKEPDLLKQTYSITPEYLKTDADEQVNNYRDWHIQLGRRFRALKLWFVLREFGADKLRSIIHNHIKWAQWLEKEIENSPDFEMLAPVPVNLLCFRFNNGKMNENELNQFNEQLLKQVNATGKIFITHTKLNGKYTLRLVGGHPELTKGHLEIAWKLIQDTAHKTQ from the coding sequence ATGGAGATAGAAGAGTTCAGAAAGCATGCCCATGCCATGGTAGATTGGATGGCCGATTATTTAGAAAATGTAGAAGAATATCCGGTCCTTTCAAAGGTTAAGCCGGGAGAAATAAAAGCTCAACTTCCAAAGCAATTTCCGGATAAGCCGGAAGAATTCAGTTCCATCTTTAAAGATTTTGAAGATAAAATCATGCCGGGCATCACCCATTGGGAAAGCCCTAACTTTTTTGCCTATTTCCCGGCTTCTAAAAGCAAGCCTTCTATATTAGGTGAGATGTTGATGTCAGTACTAGGTACTCAAGGTATGGTTTGGCTCACCTCCCCAGCTGCTACCGAATTAGAGGACCGCATGATGGAATGGATGCGTGATTTGCTTGGCCTTTCTAAAGATTGGACTGGTTCGATTCAGGACACTGCCTCCACAGGAACATTTAATGCATTGATTACGGCAAGAGAAAAAGCCTGTAATTTCCAAATTAATGAAAAGGGATTCCATCGAATGCCTAGCTACAGAATTTATGCTTCAGAACAAGCACATAGTTCCATTGATAAGAATGTGAAAATCGCGGGCTTTGGCATTAATAATTTAGTCAAAATTCCTGTAGATGAGAATTTCGCAATGATTCCTGAAAAGCTGGAAGAAAAAATTCAAAAAGATATAGATTCGGGCTACGAACCTCTTTTTATTTTGGGTGCATTGGGTACTACAGGAACGACTGCTGTTGATCCACTTGAAAAAATCGGACAGATTGCCAAAAAACATCATATCTGGTTTCATGTGGATGCTGCTTATTCCGGTGCCGCTTTAATTTGTCCGGAACATAGGTGGATGAGCAAAGGATTAGAATTAGCTGACAGCATGGTTTTCAATCCGCATAAGTGGATGTTTGTGAATTTCGACTGTAGCCTTTACTATGTGAAAGAACCTGATTTATTAAAACAAACCTATAGCATAACTCCTGAATATTTAAAAACAGATGCTGATGAGCAAGTTAATAATTATAGAGACTGGCACATCCAATTGGGCAGAAGGTTCAGGGCTTTAAAATTATGGTTTGTCTTGCGCGAATTTGGAGCCGATAAATTAAGATCCATCATTCACAATCATATTAAATGGGCTCAATGGCTGGAAAAAGAGATTGAAAATTCCCCTGATTTTGAAATGCTGGCGCCTGTTCCGGTTAACCTCTTGTGCTTCCGATTTAATAATGGAAAAATGAATGAGAATGAACTGAATCAATTCAATGAACAGCTGCTAAAACAGGTAAATGCCACTGGGAAAATATTTATTACGCACACCAAGCTAAATGGAAAATACACTTTACGTTTAGTGGGCGGACACCCTGAATTGACTAAAGGACATTTAGAAATAGCTTGGAAACTGATCCAGGATACTGCTCATAAAACACAGTAA
- a CDS encoding amidohydrolase family protein, protein MKKILLILFLVINLDSFAQDPQLPIIDIHLHAYQGVPPNMKASWAGESYAQGLSSPENASTHLQMVLDEIEKNNIKLALTSSTSIKALETWQQSRPELFLMGIQTDDDGKPILSPDSLKLYFDNNKVNALGELGLQYAGIAPDDPMMEPYYKVAEDYGIPVCLHTGLGPPGGPHTFAPKFRTTLGKPTLFEPVLVKHPNMKAFIAHAGWPYISETIAMMYIYPNLYADIGVLNWALTKKAFYTALKQLMDAGFGKRIMFGTDQMLWPEAISIAIKAVKEAHFLSEDQKRDILYNNAATFLDLSEETIAKHHE, encoded by the coding sequence ATGAAAAAAATACTTCTTATTCTCTTTCTTGTGATTAACCTTGATTCTTTTGCGCAAGATCCACAATTACCCATAATCGATATTCACTTACATGCTTATCAGGGAGTACCTCCAAACATGAAAGCTTCATGGGCAGGTGAATCTTATGCGCAAGGACTTAGTTCACCAGAAAATGCATCGACTCATCTTCAAATGGTCCTTGATGAGATTGAGAAAAACAATATCAAGCTTGCTCTGACAAGTAGTACCTCAATAAAAGCGCTTGAAACTTGGCAACAATCCCGTCCAGAATTGTTTCTGATGGGTATTCAAACAGATGATGATGGAAAACCGATTTTAAGCCCAGACTCTCTCAAACTATATTTCGATAATAACAAGGTTAACGCGCTCGGAGAATTGGGGCTTCAATATGCTGGAATTGCTCCTGATGACCCAATGATGGAGCCCTACTACAAAGTTGCGGAAGACTATGGTATTCCAGTCTGTTTACACACAGGTTTAGGTCCTCCAGGAGGCCCACACACCTTTGCCCCAAAATTCAGAACCACTCTAGGCAAACCAACACTCTTTGAACCAGTATTGGTCAAACACCCTAACATGAAAGCTTTTATAGCGCATGCAGGCTGGCCTTATATTTCAGAAACTATAGCAATGATGTACATCTATCCTAATTTGTACGCTGACATTGGGGTTTTGAACTGGGCGCTGACGAAGAAAGCTTTCTACACCGCACTTAAACAATTAATGGATGCCGGATTTGGTAAACGCATTATGTTTGGAACTGATCAGATGTTATGGCCAGAAGCAATCTCAATTGCCATTAAGGCGGTAAAAGAAGCACATTTCTTGTCCGAAGATCAAAAAAGGGATATACTCTATAACAATGCTGCTACTTTTTTAGACCTTTCTGAAGAGACAATTGCTAAACATCATGAATGA
- a CDS encoding RNA polymerase sigma factor yields the protein MSPIADNKKDEFLATIDDHKKIIYKVVNSYCRNKEDRKDLEQEIIIQLWNSFDKYNTAYKYSTWMYRIALNVAISFYRKEKKWLAISDFYSEDSIYSIAEENESKTELDHNIKSLQEFIAKLNELNKALMLLYLEEKPYDEIADILGITKTNVATKISRLKLKLKKEFQK from the coding sequence ATGTCACCAATAGCGGATAATAAAAAAGACGAATTCTTAGCGACAATTGATGATCATAAAAAGATCATCTATAAAGTTGTTAATTCATATTGCAGGAATAAAGAAGACAGAAAGGATTTGGAGCAAGAGATCATTATTCAGTTATGGAACTCTTTCGACAAATACAATACTGCATACAAATACTCTACCTGGATGTATCGAATTGCGCTCAATGTTGCCATATCCTTTTATAGAAAGGAGAAAAAATGGCTAGCGATAAGTGATTTTTATAGTGAGGATTCAATCTACAGTATAGCAGAAGAAAATGAAAGCAAAACAGAATTAGACCATAATATTAAATCACTGCAAGAATTCATTGCTAAGCTAAATGAATTAAATAAAGCCTTGATGTTATTGTATTTAGAAGAAAAGCCATACGATGAGATAGCGGACATATTGGGAATAACAAAGACCAACGTGGCAACAAAAATTAGCAGACTTAAACTCAAATTAAAAAAAGAATTTCAAAAATAA
- a CDS encoding ABC transporter permease, whose translation MQNFNWLLKMAWRDSRRNRSRLFLFMSSIVLGIAALVAINSFGDNLTQQINSEAKELLGADVELESRSPFPDSLYQFLQEENLILSEERAFASMVYFPKNGGTRLINVRAVEENYPFYGAIETTPLTSANSYNAAQKALVDQSLMLQFNINPNDSVRIGNSVFSIAGEINKTPGQSAITTTVAPPVFIPFSKLEETGLMQKGSRINYKLYIKFPDGIDDQKYFNEVLKPRLEKEELRFDDVEERKQELGDAYSDLTGFLNLTAFIALLLGCIGVASSVQVYVKEKVKSVAILRCLGASSLQGMYIFLIQISVIGLIGSIIGAGIGSSIQYFLPQLFADFLPFEIELSFSLSSFLQGILIGLLASILFALVPLLQIRKVSPLNVLRSLGWGKTSKASRFVYLLVVLFVFGFSYLQLESLKEAAVFTVSLLIAALILMGVSRLIIWAVRKYFPEKTAFTTRQGLANLYRPNNQTLILVVTIGLGTALITTLMLSQELLLDKVKLSSSENQPNMVLFDIQSDQVDQVIEITEKDSLPVIQEVPIVTMKLHSLKAKLADDIKEDTTSEVRNWVLRREYRVTYRDSLIDSETILEGEWKGKVQNPNDSIFISLDQGLAEDMKIGLGDPLTFNVQGALIQCYVGSIREIDWQRVQTNFLVVFPEGVLEQAPKFHVLLTRYEKVEKSAQYQQKVVSKFPNISIIDLDLILKTVDEVLGKISFVIQFMAFFSIITGIIVLIGAVNISKFQRMQEAVLLRTIGASRKQIIRINFMEYFFLGSISSLTGIIIALLSAWGLAYFSFETVFVPNLLAVLITYLAITGLTVFIGLTNSRSVVNKPPLEILRKEV comes from the coding sequence ATGCAAAATTTTAACTGGTTATTGAAAATGGCTTGGCGCGATAGTCGTAGAAATAGATCGCGACTATTTCTATTTATGAGTAGTATTGTACTCGGTATTGCGGCACTTGTAGCCATCAATTCATTTGGAGATAATCTTACTCAGCAAATCAATTCGGAAGCCAAAGAATTATTAGGAGCAGATGTAGAATTAGAAAGTCGCAGCCCCTTTCCTGATTCTTTATATCAATTTCTTCAAGAGGAAAATTTAATACTTTCCGAGGAAAGAGCCTTTGCCAGCATGGTGTACTTCCCCAAAAATGGAGGAACTCGATTAATTAATGTCAGAGCAGTAGAAGAAAACTATCCATTTTATGGAGCCATTGAAACAACCCCATTAACCTCTGCTAATAGTTATAATGCAGCACAAAAAGCATTAGTAGATCAATCTTTAATGCTGCAGTTTAATATCAATCCAAATGATTCTGTTCGAATAGGAAATTCAGTCTTTTCTATTGCAGGGGAGATCAATAAAACGCCTGGCCAATCTGCCATTACCACTACAGTAGCCCCACCTGTATTTATTCCATTTTCCAAATTAGAAGAAACAGGATTGATGCAAAAGGGGAGTCGCATCAATTATAAATTATACATCAAATTCCCTGATGGAATCGATGATCAAAAATATTTCAATGAGGTTCTGAAACCTCGCTTAGAAAAAGAGGAACTACGCTTTGATGATGTGGAGGAAAGAAAACAAGAATTAGGTGATGCTTACTCTGATCTGACCGGTTTCTTAAATCTCACTGCTTTTATTGCCTTATTATTAGGCTGTATAGGTGTGGCGAGTTCCGTGCAAGTTTATGTGAAGGAGAAAGTAAAGTCAGTAGCCATTTTAAGATGCTTAGGGGCCTCTTCTTTACAGGGGATGTACATTTTCTTGATCCAGATATCAGTTATCGGATTGATAGGCTCCATCATTGGGGCAGGAATAGGAAGTAGCATCCAATATTTTTTGCCGCAGCTTTTTGCTGATTTCTTACCCTTTGAAATCGAGTTGAGTTTCAGCCTTAGTTCCTTCCTTCAAGGCATTCTGATTGGTCTTTTAGCCAGTATCCTTTTTGCTTTAGTACCACTATTGCAAATCAGGAAGGTCTCGCCTTTAAACGTATTAAGAAGTTTAGGTTGGGGTAAAACTTCAAAAGCAAGTCGATTTGTCTACCTATTAGTAGTACTCTTTGTATTTGGGTTCTCTTATTTACAACTTGAATCTTTAAAGGAAGCCGCAGTATTTACGGTATCTCTATTGATTGCAGCTTTAATTCTGATGGGTGTAAGTCGCTTGATCATCTGGGCTGTGAGAAAATACTTTCCTGAAAAGACCGCTTTCACCACGAGACAAGGTTTAGCGAATTTATATCGACCCAATAATCAGACCTTAATATTAGTTGTGACCATTGGGTTGGGTACTGCATTAATTACCACCTTAATGTTAAGTCAGGAATTGCTACTCGATAAAGTGAAGCTAAGCAGCAGTGAGAATCAGCCGAATATGGTACTTTTTGATATTCAATCAGACCAGGTTGATCAGGTCATTGAAATTACTGAAAAGGATAGCCTTCCTGTGATTCAAGAAGTACCCATAGTAACCATGAAGCTTCACAGTTTGAAAGCTAAATTGGCAGATGATATTAAGGAAGATACCACTTCAGAGGTACGTAACTGGGTATTGAGAAGAGAATATAGGGTAACATATAGAGATAGCTTAATTGATTCTGAAACCATTTTGGAAGGGGAGTGGAAAGGAAAAGTACAAAACCCGAATGACTCAATTTTCATTTCACTGGATCAAGGCTTAGCGGAAGATATGAAGATTGGGCTAGGTGACCCACTAACTTTCAACGTACAAGGTGCATTAATTCAGTGCTATGTAGGAAGCATAAGAGAAATTGATTGGCAGCGTGTACAAACAAACTTCTTGGTGGTTTTCCCTGAAGGTGTATTAGAACAGGCTCCAAAATTCCATGTATTGCTAACGCGTTATGAAAAGGTAGAGAAGTCTGCTCAATACCAGCAAAAAGTTGTGAGCAAATTCCCCAACATCTCTATTATCGATTTGGACTTGATCTTAAAAACAGTGGACGAGGTCTTAGGTAAAATCTCCTTTGTGATTCAATTTATGGCTTTCTTTTCTATCATAACCGGGATTATTGTATTGATAGGAGCGGTTAATATCAGCAAGTTTCAGCGTATGCAAGAGGCAGTATTGTTAAGAACGATAGGTGCCAGTCGTAAACAAATCATACGCATAAATTTTATGGAATACTTTTTCTTAGGGAGCATTTCTAGTTTAACCGGAATCATCATTGCTTTACTTTCTGCCTGGGGATTAGCGTACTTCAGCTTTGAAACGGTATTTGTACCAAACTTGCTTGCCGTATTGATCACTTATTTAGCCATTACAGGATTAACCGTATTCATTGGTTTAACCAATAGCCGGTCAGTAGTGAATAAACCACCTTTGGAGATATTGAGGAAAGAGGTGTAG